The genomic stretch aaaatttatttttatatttttaattcaaagttaaaaatataatataataataataaaattattcatatgtatttaaataggccggcctctggcctcttaggcttaaaaggctttttatgtggcctgtggcctagcctttttagctaaataggcttataaaaaagcctaggccttttctatttatctaaaaagcctggcctgacctaggcctatgtaggctgggccgtaggcccctgttagtcggtctggcctattcccacccctaaccgTGGATAGCGTAAAATAGTGGTTTGTTCTAATTTTGTACTAATagatattttttcaaattttattacgCTATAGTGCCACTACTAAACAACACTGATAGCTAGACAGAATAGAAAAGAAACAAAATTCCACAAAGTTGGCTCTTACAGATTATTTAGTTCAAATATGCCAATGATATGTCCATAGATTTCAAGGGAGAATACTGAAAAGAGTTAAGGGCTTGGAGCTAAACTTCCATCAAAAGTAAATACACAAAATCACTGAGCATGCACACAACAAATACATCATTAATATAGAATATGTAAGGATACACGGCTCACATTCCTTGTCAAATATTGCTGTTTCAAGAAGTTGGAGAGACTGAAACATcaaatcaaaaagaagaaaattagatGTGACCCATTAAATCTGCGAATAAACATGTAAAGAATCATACCTCATATGCCAACTCTTTTATTTGCATTCTGAATGACGTCTCATCAGAAGAATCGATATCATCTGGTAATGCAATGCAATCCCACCACCTACAGACATTTTGAAGTGACTAGCCTGAGATACTAGTTTAAATAAAATCGTATGAAATTCTCAATGACAGAAGTAAAAATTAGGGAATTATATTTTCAAAtgtaaaatatttgaatttgaaagccaGTCTATATTGTAAAAGTATATTCATTCTTTTGTACAATGAAGTTTATATATTATTCCTAGATGAGTTGTGCAAAAAAGTTAGTAACAACCTCTTTTTGTATCCCATTGATATAGGTCTCCAAGCTTCCAAAAGAAGAGAGAAATTATAGTTGTCTGAAACACATGATTCATCATATTTCAGCTTCTCCTTACGACAATTTGCTTTTAACTTGTGATACCTTAATATGGTAGATGAAATGGCCTGGTGATAAAATACAACGAGGTTTCCAGTCAGATAAAGTAATTAAAGACGGGGAAATTATGATACTGATtaaaaacgacttataataaaaaacggagggagtagttaGTATAACTAAcgaattaacaaactaattaattACTTAGTTAATAACAACTCACTAATCTTATACctctaataaattattttagggttaaatatgccagaggtccctataaatatgcgtaACAAATAGATTTCACTGAAGAAACCCACTTAGGGATTCTTCTTACATGTTAAACGGCTCATCACTGCTGAAAAATACTTATTCACCAATACACACAGACACAGGGTTAAAATAGTTATAATTCTTAAATGACAGCTTGCAAGGCATCATTTGGTTAGAACAATTAAATTAATAGAAGAGAGGCTAGCATCAATAGATTAACTGTGAAGATAAATATCAAATCAAAAGGCTACATGGAAAAATCAAAGCTCCAAAGACACTAATAAAATGTAAACTTAACTGAAGCAACTCAACTAAGATCAATAGATTCATTTTTAAATGATATGTCTTAACCCAACAGGTTTTCAGAGAAGCAGGGGAATTATAGTTAGCATCAAGTTACAAGCAATATACGTGCAGACATAACAATAATAAtgtgaaacaaataaaatagCAAAGTTGCAAAACAAttccataaaatatataattaacatGAATGACTAAAGTTCATCACAAATTACCTGATTTTGGACAGCCTTTGCCATCCTCCTGAATTCCTTCTTCATCACAGATTTGTGAAGCAAAGCGGAAGGTTTGTTCTGCTTCCTTGGCTTGGTGGTCGCCAACAACACAGACTGATCTTTGCCAGCTGGCTGAATAGTAACAGTTTTCTTGTTGGCTAAACCTATCAGAAAATCATAAACACAAACTAAGATCCATGcacagaaatcaacaaaatcacaGATACATCACACAACAAAACATTCAcattatcaaaatcaaaatcttaaTCCTAATTTCACAGAATCCAATTAACATCACATTTAACATTAAAAGGAAGCTATTTTCTACTAACCAGAGTACTTGTAGGAGTTGAGGTTGTAGAGATTGTTTGGCTTTCTGCTAAACTGAACACTCTGAGTGTTGTTACCGAACTCCTTAACCAAGAAAGAGTTGTTCCTCTTCTACTCAGAAACAGAGCTTtatcaaaacaaaacataaacTCGTACTTGAGAAAAGGAGGAGTTAGGGTTTTCAACAACAGGTTACCAACACTAGAAAAATTTAATAAAGGATACTTACTCTAGAAGAATAGGATGCTCACGGCTGCCTGAGCAAATCCGGCGTGGTGGCTCGCCCAAAACAGTGCCAAAATTTTGAATAACAAAGCAATCCAAAATATCAATACAAGGAAAGAGGAAAAGTACAAGACGAAGAATAACATAGAGTATGATGGCCGAAAGTTCTTACCGTCAAGAGGGGAGATAGAGGTCACCGACAAATAACTAGAAAATATGATTTGTTGTGTTCGATGGAGAGCTCATGTGAAGGACAACACAAAAAACACTTTCATTCTTCATTTTTCGCCGTGGTGGCCGAAGGCAGAGGGATGGTGGCGGGCGGCGAGGTTGGGAGAAATGGAATACAAATCGGTGTaaaataaaggtcatgcgacgAGGAGCAAGGAAGTGGTGTTTGTtttttgatttgaatttcaaagtgaCCAGAAAGAGGAGAGAGGAAGTGGTGGTTTAGAGAGAGGGAAGAGAGGGATGGAGACGGCGATTATTGAGGCATGAGAGGAGGGGGaggaaaaattaggttaaaatgagaacttgtatttatatttttaattttttttaattaaaaaatattataaaagaaattaattaagaAGAGGGAAACGAAAAGAAAAGAGGGAAAAAATGGCGGGGACTAATTTTTTTGTACCTGGGTCGCAGTTTTTAGTCAAAATTATAAGGTCGCAGTTTTCCTTTGTGGCTTAAAATATCCGTTGTATAACTGTGGCAATTGAAGTAAATGCCACAGTTTCATACTCCGGACccaatattttataacataattctacgcttttaaatccatggccaaatcatatttgaggccacagtttctgagctgtggaaaattttagcgtggccgtaggccaaaaatGTAGTAGTGGAAGAATGATACAACAAAAGAGAGCTGGGGGACTAGGCCATGGCGGAAAATCAAAACGAACAAAATCAATGGAAGTAATGCCTAAGTTAGCAAGGGAGTCTACACAAGTATTCCCTTCTCTGAAAATGTGAGAAACGACGAAAGACATTCTAGAAGTAATATTGACACAGTTAATCCATCTATTGCGAATCATCCAAGGGACTTTGTAGGGTGGCTTGAAGGCTCTAACCACCGCTACCGAATCCGATTCTAACCAAAAAGAAAACCAACCCTTCTCAAAGGCAAACTCAATAGCCATCATAGCTCCTGAGAGTTCGGCGATGAGAGAGTTGGAAACACCTAAGTAATATAATATGATTTGTTCCAAACTCACAATGATTCTCGTATCCTCAAATTTTCACATGTGTTGCATAATATTTCAATTAATGTGAATAGTAGTTATAGGGagcaaattataaatattaaaaaaatgagtggaTTAGTGGTTGACAACTTGATAGAAATTttaatgtttattattttttatgcaatttcttcttgttttagtatttgtgagatattggattgaactatagtatggtcgaagggtagctttttggttcgacatgattaagcatgaagccgaaggttgttcacatgctggtgtcgaagatgctagggttgttagcatgttaaattaggttttagtgtttaaaccctaatttgttaagttggcttgtttattaagttagcttgtgtaatgggccttgtggaaaaagcccattagttagtatgttaggttttattataaataacatactagtctctcatcattgaacACAGCAAAtcataatttagggtgagagaggttatttgttattcttgtaaacttgtaatcttgttttcaaagataaagtaaaagaatagcaattataaccaattcgtgtgttcttcttcttccttgtcctttattcttcccttattttatactttgttcttggcattgaattcacaacaaattggtgcggtgagcgtggagaagatgccttcaacaaagtatgatattgaaaagttcaccggagtgaatgatttcggtctgtggcgcttgaagatgaaagccctactggttcagcagggctgcttggaagcgttgaagggagaggcagccatgaatgctgaatTAATGGCAggggagaagacgactatgatcgagaaagcacacaacgcaattttgttgagccttggtgataaggttctccgacaggtatcaaaggagacgacggcatcgatgttatgggtgaaacttgaaagtttatacaagaccaaatcgctggtaaatcgactctacctgaagcaagctttctattcattcaagatgattgaagacaaagtgttggctgagcagttggatatgttcaactagctgattcttgatcttgaaaatattgatgtgaagatcgatgatgaagatcaagcgctgttactattgtgcgctttgccttgatcacatgctcacttcaaagaaactctcctgtatggaagggagtccctgacctttgaagaagttcaatcagccctgtattctaaggacttgaatgaacgaaaggagcataaaccttcgactgttggtgaaggtttggccgttaagggaAAATTCATGCGAAAAGaaggtaagttcgacaagaagaagggcaaaagccagtcgaagtcttacagtggcgaagcatctggaatTCGATGCTAtctttgtaagaaggagggtcacacaagaaaagtGTGCCATGAACGCctaaaagatcatggaggtaaggataatggaaatgcagccattgttcaagatgactttgaatcatctgatgttcttgtggtttcaagcagtgacttgAGAAGAGAGTGGATCATGGATTCTGGTTGCACTTGTcatatgactccaaacaaagaatggttcgaggaattatgtgatcaagatggtggatcagtattgctgggaaacaacaaagcttgcaagattgcaggtgttggatctgtgagattcaagctccatgatgagtcaataaggttgttgattgaagtcaggtatgttcatGGTTTGAaaagaaatctgctttctcttggtgaattcgacaagaaaggatatgttttccaaggagagaaaagtaatCTGAAATttatgaaggggtcgaaggaagtcttgagaggcgtgaagaaacaaggcttgtatacccttgaggctgaagttgtaagtggttcgacaaatgttgcatccacgaaaccattgtcgaagacagaaatctggcacatgagactaggccatgtcagtgaaaggggtctggtcgaattagggaaacaaaatctgcttggtggagaaaaagtcgaaaagctgaaattttgtgaaccctgtgtacttggaaaatcttgcagagtgaagttcaacaaaggcaaacaaagaacacatggatcccttgattatatccatgctgatctttggggcctgcaaggtgtccatcatattcaggagcaaggtattttctatccatagttgatgattattctaggaagttatgggtattcatccagaagactaaggatgaaacttttgagaatttcacaagttggaagactctggttgaaaatcagactggaagGAAGGTCAAGAgattgagaaccgataatggccttgaattttgcaatgaggtgtTCGAGAGTTTTTGTgcggcctctggtattgcaaggtacagaactactgcaggtactccacagcaaaatggtttggctgaaaggtttaatcaaactattttggagagagtcagatgcatgttgactagtgatgggttaaagaaggtgttctaggctgaggctgtttcgacagcaacatatatgataaacaaatgtccttcgacagcgttagatatgaagacacctgaagaagtttggtcgggacatccaccagatctcgataaACTGAGAATATTTGGTtacgtagcctatgctcacattaggcaagacaaggtcgaacctagagctctgaaatgcatgttcatgggataccctgaaggagtcaaagcttataggctatggtgcctagagccaggtcacaggaggtgtatcaccagtcgagatgtagttttcaatgaagctgagatggctttcaagaaaactgatgatgatggtcgaagtgctgaagagctggaacaggtagagattcctgttgaggtggagcaagttgatgctgaattgcatatccctgatgaagtcgaagaagaagcagaagatgctgaggaagttgaggaaaatgTCGATGAGTACCTattatcgagagataggtcgagaagagtcatcaagccaccttagagacttgggtatgcagatcttatagcttatgcattaatctctgccagtaaggttcttgatgatgaacctagagattataaggaagttatgaggagtcaaaataagactgaatgaccATGGATGAAGatatgaaatctcttcatgataaccacacttgggaactgatcaagaaacctgctggagtcaggttagtcagctgtaaatggattttcaaaattaaggaaggaatcaaaggagtggcatcaaaaagatacaaggcaatgttggttgcaaggggtttcactcagaaagaaggtgtcgacttcaatgatgtgttttctcctgttgtgaagcacatgtccattcgaatgttgcttgccatgatGGCACAGTttgaccttgaactggaacagatggatgtaaagactgtgttcttgtatggtgatctagatgaaacgatcctgatgaggcaacctgaagggtatgttgaaaaggggaaggaagattatgtgtgcaaactAAAAAGATACTTATATTGGCTGAAATaatctcctcgatagtggaataggagattcgacaagttcatggcacacataagtttcattagaagtcagttcgaccactgcgtttacttccaatcttgacctggtaattcatttgttattttgttgctttatatggatgatattctcatagcaagcaacaatgtcgaagatgtaatgagggtgaagactgaactcaataaggagttcgatatgaaggatctgggagctgcttacaggattcttggaattgacattcgaagagatagaaagaagtcgaagttatgcttatctcaaaaggcatatctacgaaagattctcgaaaagtttggtatgtcgaattcgaagccatttgtgactccgacaaaccttcaattcaagatgagtattgatcaatgtcccagtactgatgtcgaaagagcctatatgaatagcatcccatatgctaatatagttggttctttgatgtatgctatggtctgtattagacccgacatagcatatgtagtaagtcttgtaagcaggtacatggtgaatcttggaaaggctcactggcaagcattgaagtggattttaaggtacataaatgggtctctgaataggaTCCTAGAAAATCTacttctggatatgttttcactatgtttagcactacaattagttggaaagcaacacttcagtttgataacacgaaaacgtatcgtatatttagcttaatttacatgtattatttcctcattttatttcaattatattactttatttcgtattatgccggtatttctgTTTTGTTTCATGTATTTAATAAATCAAGGCTTGCAAAAAAAATAATCAGGAAAAGGAgccaaaatgaagagaaaaagacTAGAAGGGGTGCTTAAATGATGGGGGGCGCAAATAAGAAGAACAAGCCCATGGACCAAACGGCCCAAGATGAGGATGCACGTCATCAGGAGGCCCTGATGAACGGCACCTCCCCCCTCCTGCCGAACGACACACACCTTTACTTAGTGTGTGACGTGAGTTACACACTCACACTCAGAAGAGGAGCATCGTCAACCCTATATTTTCTCCTCCTTTTTCTCCTTCGTAAAGACAACACTAGAAGGAAACAAATTCAAGATTCAACCTAACCTAAAGCTTGGTTATAAATACCCAGCAACAAGATTTGAAAGGGGACAAAGAATTTACCCCACTTCCGTCAATTTACTTTCTCTGCATTTTATTTCCAGCTCAGTTCACTATTTCCTACCCAATCTTTAGCAACAGATTTCCACACCGGAAACACTATTGCAGTTTAATTTCTTTTTCAGCTTCAGAATCTAGTTTTAATTTTAGGAATAAAGTTTGTTTCAACAATTTATTTCCAGTTCCAGATTCAAGATTTGGTACTACCAGATTGATACTTTCAGTTCtgcaatttaattcaggtttttattttcggtattaattattgtttattgtttatgCTGAATTGTCAATTTATGTCTGGAATCTTATTTGCCTGCTATATCTGTTCTGATCCGTTAATTGAAATTATGTCAGGCTAAATATTTATTACCGGTATGTAAGGTCATATAACTGAGGGAATCTAGTAATGCTTTCGACATAAtttattaatgaaaatttatttatccgGTTATAATTTCTAATACTTAGTTAAACCGTTTCgtaacgagagttaaaaacgatagaagttaggatcaataaaaacgagagtttgagattttaactggacaGTAGGAATTAAGCATTAAtcttaaatacagcgagagcgctttaaggttaattagtcttcatttgttttcaaaaattattttaaacttcaattgatacagcgagagcgctcacttaggtttaataataagatcataatcaataaacacgagagtgtgagaggaaggtttttaagcaaatgatttctacagaaaagtattttgaattacGAACTGCGTTGATAGTTTACTAGATCCCCGACGTTTGAACATTGCATACCGATATAATTCTCTCTTAACTTAACTTAATTCTATTTCCCTATTTCCCCCGTCTGATCCTAATTAATCagatattagccttagatttacgtagtaacAATTAAATACCgtaggtcgattcttagtcctttgggttcgataatctttaaagctacgcgatagactgtgcacttgccGTCATAATCATAGACATAACCATtttgtcgcgatcaagtttttggcgtcaTTGCCGGGGACTAATTTAATCGATATCGTAATTAACTGTTACGCTGTAGAGACTAAGGCACATTCAATTACTTAATTCCCTTTGTGCATGCCAAGTACTCGCTCTCGAAGTGAAGACTTAGTGCTGCCAATTCCTGAACCAGCGCGTTCTATCACTGTATCACGTCGATTACGACGAACTCGCACTCTTGTTCCTAGTCCTatttctgaaccagttgaagaaTCCACCATGGGAGAACAGTCGCGCCCTCTCAAGTCTTATGCCATCCCTTCGCAAGCTGAACCACACAATAGCATTGCTGCTCCTGCTATTGAGGCGAATAATTTCGAACTAAAGCCGTCTTTGTTGTCAGCAGTACAACAAAGTCAATTTTCTGGGAATCCGACGGAAGACCCTAATCTTCATTTGTTAGTGTTCTTACAATACGCAGACACTGTAAAAGAAAATGGTGTCAGTTCAGAAGGTATCCGActacgcctttttccttttttgCTGAGGGATAGAGCTAGAGCTTGGCTCCGGTCTTTACCCGCTAATTCAGTCACTACCTGGAATGAGCTAAAGAAAGTCTTCTTGGCACAATATTTTCCACCTAGTAAGACCGCCATGCTAAGAGCCCAGATCAATGGGTTTAGACAAAAAGACAATGAGTCTCTATTCGAAGCGTGGGAGAGATACAAGGAGATGCTGAGGCTCTGTCCATATCACGGATTAGAAGAATGGTTAATTATCCATACCTTCTACAATGGTCTCCTATACAACACGAGACTTACAATTGACGCCGCCGCAGGTGGCGCACTGATGGACAAAGCATATGCCGATGCCTATACACTTATCGAGATTATGGCTCAAAATCATTATCAGTGGGGAAGCGAGAGAGCTCCGTCAGAGAGAACTTCTGGTGAGAAATCTTCAACGAAGAGTGGTATGTACGAGATAAGCAGCCTTGACCGTGTTAACGCCAAAGTCGATGCCCTAACTCAGAAGATCGAAAACCTTACTGTAGCACCTATAGCCGCCGTGGCTGCTGTAGCCCCCAATTGCGAAATATGCGGGATGTCCGGACATGCTGCCCCCGAGTGCCATCTTTTGGTAGGAGTTTCCTCCGAaccagtaaactatgctcaaggaaatcCTTACTCGAACACATATAACCCAGGATGGAAAAATCACCCTAATTTTTCATATAAGAACAATAATTCTTTATATGCGTCGGGCCAAGCACCTAGTATACCACCTGGATATCAAAAGGCACCCTTAGCTGCTCCTAACGTCCCTAGGAAATCTAACCTAGAATTAATGATGGAAAATTTCATAGCCACCCAAACTCAGACTAATAAGGACTTCCTAAACCAAAACGTACACAACAATGAGCAAATCAAACAGTTGGAAACTAAAGTAGACGCGTTAGCCACTCACAACAAGATGCTTGAAACACAAATCTCTCAAGTGgcacaacaacaagcacctactgccgcACCTGCCGGGACGTTTCCTGGACAACCACAACTGAATCCGAAAGGACATGCTCATGCTATTATTCTGCGAAGTGGTAAAGAGATGGACGAACCAACTGACCCTAGACTTAAAAACCCTGCTATGTTCCAAAGACCTAGTAAAACAACTGAGGAGGAAAGTGGACCCAAAGATAAATCAAGTAACCCAAAAGAGAAAGAGGACAAGGATGGCGAGACGGAGGAAAAAGAAGCGCCATACGTAGCTCCACCACCCTATAAACCACCTATCCCGTACCCTCAAAGATTCGAAAAATCTAAAAGCATAGGGCAGTTTAAGAAATTTGTCGAACTTCTTAAGCAGTTAAACATTACAATTCCTTTTACAGAAGTTATTATTGCTCTATCAATAGTTAAACATTACATTATAATCTTTAAAGctacgcgatagactgtgcacttgcagtcataatcataGACATACCCATTTTGTCGCGatcattgctctatcaaccactgaagcagagtatattgccctaactgaggctgtgaaagaagcattgtggcttgaaggttttgcgaaggagctgaaacttcaagagGAAGGTATCACAGTTAAATGTGATagccaaagtgcaatacacctgtcgaagaattcagcctatcatgagcgaactaagcacattgatgtgaggctgcatttctcCAGAAAAGTAATCGAgtatggagaagtccaagtgctgaaggtttcgactaagGACAAtgatgctgatatgatcaccaagacattgccgagttgcaagtttttccagtgtatgcagttgataaagctacatgaagaaagctagtttgttccattgatgttgtagagttaggtccaaggtggagatttgtgagatattggatcgaactctagtatggtcgaagggtagcttctaggttcgacaggattaagcatgaagtcgaaggttgttcacatgctggtgtcgacgatgctagggttgttagcatgttaaattaggttttagtgtttaaaccctaatttgttaagttggcttgtttattaagttagcttgtgtaatgggccttgtggaaaaagcccattagctagtgtggacctccgtttccggccatacctctcgcggagagatacgtgaactgactctttttattgtttctgctttcgcattttttttgaaaattcagagagtcgccaccgaccttttatttttatccaattaaggaaaggtttataaaagacacagaaaaaagacctttaagaaattctgggtaagggggtaggttatacaaagggaaggtgttagcaccctttgtatccatggttatccatgggctcttaatttgcttagctcacttgttttcaattgctctgaaatactTGCATGTgatttgaaatacctttgtaaattgaatttgtaatgatccttgtgcggatgtatacaaagtgtttttatctttcaaaagatgttttttggaaaaagaacgttaacttcgtaatgatccttgtttggatgtatacaaagtattgtcttttttggaaagtttattttgaaaaacaatagtgtatgagaattttgtttgttttgatttgagcaagcaaattaggaggtctaccctgagttgtaaggtctttatcctatttcctttaaaaatctatcctttcaccggatataaacgaaaggttcgattttgtactcgaaacagtagaatttgactttgattttgaaaaaaatgagaaaggggttaccttaagaggtgcaagtgtgattgtgtttgaattcagatattttatcttttgaagttagtgatctaacggttcaattttatctctgacatacacgcagtttatatgtgctggaatttaaaaatgcggaaatgtaaaatgcggaaagtaaatctacgctattacatc from Vicia villosa cultivar HV-30 ecotype Madison, WI linkage group LG4, Vvil1.0, whole genome shotgun sequence encodes the following:
- the LOC131597640 gene encoding histone-lysine N-methyltransferase ATXR2-like codes for the protein MKKEFRRMAKAVQNQAISSTILRYHKLKANCRKEKLKYDESCVSDNYNFSLLLEAWRPISMGYKKRWWDCIALPDDIDSSDETSFRMQIKELAYESLQLLETAIFDKECEPLFSLEIYGHIIGIFELNNLDLVVASPVEDYFLYIDEMTNTDKEEAEKITQPILDALGEDYSTCCEGTAFIPLQSCMNHSCCPNAKAFKRDEITISYVDEDLPFEERQASLADYGFRCKCPKCIEEEP
- the LOC131597641 gene encoding uncharacterized protein LOC131597641, with protein sequence MPSTRSRSEDLVLPIPEPARSITVSRRLRRTRTLVPSPISEPVEESTMGEQSRPLKSYAIPSQAEPHNSIAAPAIEANNFELKPSLLSAVQQSQFSGNPTEDPNLHLLVFLQYADTVKENGVSSEGIRLRLFPFLLRDRARAWLRSLPANSVTTWNELKKVFLAQYFPPSKTAMLRAQINGFRQKDNESLFEAWERYKEMLRLCPYHGLEEWLIIHTFYNGLLYNTRLTIDAAAGGALMDKAYADAYTLIEIMAQNHYQWGSERAPSERTSGEKSSTKSGMYEISSLDRVNAKVDALTQKIENLTVAPIAAVAAVAPNCEICGMSGHAAPECHLLVGVSSEPVNYAQGNPYSNTYNPGWKNHPNFSYKNNNSLYASGQAPSIPPGYQKAPLAAPNVPRKSNLELMMENFIATQTQTNKDFLNQNVHNNEQIKQLETKVDALATHNKMLETQISQVAQQQAPTAAPAGTFPGQPQLNPKGHAHAIILRSGKEMDEPTDPRLKNPAMFQRPSKTTEEESGPKDKSSNPKEKEDKDGETEEKEAPYVAPPPYKPPIPYPQRFEKSKSIGQFKKFVELLKQLNITIPFTEVIIALSIVKHYIIIFKATR